In one Lolium rigidum isolate FL_2022 chromosome 3, APGP_CSIRO_Lrig_0.1, whole genome shotgun sequence genomic region, the following are encoded:
- the LOC124704168 gene encoding putative D-cysteine desulfhydrase 1, mitochondrial, whose amino-acid sequence MELSGNKVRKLEFLMADAVAQGADCVITVGGIQSNHCRATAVAAKYVNLDSYLILATSTPLVDKDPGLVGNLLVERLLGAHIDLVSKREFVKFGSVALTDLLKKRLLEKGRKPYVISGGGSNSLGHWGYIEAVREIEQQIQLSGDIQFDDIVVACGSGGTVAGLALGSQLSSLKAKVHGFSVCYNSRYFYDNVQGHIDELQPGLNSHDIVSIEDAKGLGYAMSTAEELKFIKDIAAATGIVLDPVYSGKAAYGMLKDMSSNPTKWKGRKVLFVHTGGLLGLYDKVDQLSSEVGSWRRMDLEEFVHAKMALRKVA is encoded by the exons ATGGAACTGAGTGGCAACAAAGTTCGGAAGCTCGAATTTCTGATGGCAGATGCCGTCGCGCAGGGTGCCGACTGCGTTATTACTGTCGGTGGTATCCAGAGCAACCATTGCCGAGCCACTGCCGTGGCTGCCAAGTATGTTAATCTTGATTCCTATCTGATACTAGCTACCTCCACG CCTCTTGTGGATAAAGATCCTGGTTTGGTTGGTAATCTACTTGTCGAGAGATTGTTGGGAGCGCACATTGATCTTGTCTCAAAACgagaatttgttaaatttgggagTGTG GCTTTAACTGATTTGCTAAAAAAGAGACTTCTGGAAAAAGGACGGAAGCCGTATGTGATTTCTGGTGGTGGATCCAACTCATTAGGACATTG GGGATATATTGAGGcagtaagagagattgagcagcaAATTCAGTTATCTGGTGATATTCAGTTTGATGACATTGTTGTTGCATGCGGCAG TGGTGGAACTGTTGCTGGTCTTGCTTTAGGATCGCAATTGAGTAGCTTAAAGGCAAAA GTCCATGGATTCTCTGTTTGTTATAACTCTCGGTACTTCTATGACAATGTTCAAGGTCATATTGATGAACTTCAACCTGGTTTGAATTCCCATGATATAGTCAGCATTGAAGAT GCTAAGGGCTTAGGTTATGCCATGAGCACAGCTGAGGAGCTTAAATTTATAAAGGATATAGCTGCAGCAACTGGCATTGTGCTTGATCCAGTCTACAG CGGAAAGGCAGCATATGGTATGCTGAAAGACATGTCCAGCAATCCAACCAAGTGGAAAGGGCGAAAGGTCCTCTTTGTCCATACTGGTGGTCTCCTTGGGTTGTATGATAAGGTGGATCAGCTGTCATCTGAAGTTGGGAGCTGGCGCAGAATGGATCTTGAAGAATTTGTCCATGCAAAGATGGCACTC AGAAAGGTGGCCTAA
- the LOC124700435 gene encoding uncharacterized protein LOC124700435: MPDKSQWPKSDHGFFMHPPLLKATAGRPKTERYKGCGDKKSKRGKHLCPICKDYGHRWHNCKKGNPDDIVAMMAVREPPKRKKTTIKTAESSIVPCDDGAPTRMCFPPSSLSLETTTKKKGKEAKSSASASKRKSLEGTSSNKGRKAKYESGGSKRSETCSNQLMPLSIEQNKKEHVTKILVPFDSPAMGTRSKRINSVSPAMSTRSKRRLSL, encoded by the exons ATGCCCGACAAGAGTCAGTGGCCTAAATCTGACCATGGATTCTTCATGCATCCACCATTACTAAAGGCTACAGCTGGTAGGCCTAAAACTGAGAGGTACAAAGGTTGCGGCGACAAGAAAAGTAAAAGAGGCAAACATTTGTGCCCTATTTGCAAGGATTATGGGCATCGTTGGCACAACTGTAAGAAGGGCAACCCGGATGACATTGTTGCAATGATGGCTGTTAG AGAACCACCAAAGAGGAAGAAAACGACCATCAAAACAGCTGAATCATCCATTGTGCCGTGCGACGATGGAGCACCAACAAGGATGTGTTTTCCACCAAG TAGCCTTAGCTTGGAAACTAcaacaaagaaaaagggaaaagaagCAAAATCTAGTGCTTCTGCATCAAAAAG GAAAAGCTTGGAGGGCACAAGTAGCAACAAGGGGAGAAAGGCTAAATATGAATCTGGAGGATCGAAGAG ATCAGAAACATGCTCAAATCAACTTATGCCGCTTTCCATCGAGCAAAATAAGAAAGAGCATGTTACAAAAATTCTGGTGCCATTTGACAGCCCAGCAATGGGTACAAGAAGCAAAAGAATTAACAGTGTTAGCCCTGCAATGAGCACAAGAAGCAAAAGAAGGCTAAGCTTGTGA
- the LOC124704169 gene encoding prostamide/prostaglandin F synthase-like encodes MATAISLSLSLSYAQLRTPCHRRLSASGPRGPFPRLCRRSLRVSAAAGASPLDAGTPAWDALEGVSVFATGTGDAVPLRDLWDSTEGVAVVALLRHFGCFCCWELASDLNNSMEKFESAGAKLIAIGVGTSDKARILADRLPFPSDSLYADPERKAYDVLGLYHGIGRTLFSPASAKIYSRLDSIKEATKNYTLQGTPSDLTGVMQQGGMFVFRGKELLYAWRDEGTGDHAPLDDVLGVCFKVPAT; translated from the exons ATGGCGACGGCCATCTCGTTGTCGCTCTCGCTCTCGTACGCCCAACTCCGCACGCCGTGCCACCGGCGCCTGTCCGCCTCGGGACCTCGCGGCCCCTTCCCGCGACTCTGCCGCCGGTCGCTGCGCGTCTCAGCTGCGGCGGGGGCTTCTCCCCTCGACGCCGGCACCCCGGCGTGGGACGCTCTCGAGGGCGTCTCGGTCTTCGCCACGGGCACCGGCGACGCCGTCCCGCTCAGGGACCTGTGGGACTCCACCGAG GGCGTGGCCGTGGTCGCGCTGCTGAGGCATTTCGGATGCTTCTGCTG CTGGGAGCTGGCCTCTGATCTCAACAACTCCATGGAGAAATTCGAGTCCGCGGGAGCTAAACTGATCGCCATCGGCGTCGGCACCTCTGATAAAGCTCGCATTCTCGCTGATCGG CTGCCGTTTCCTTCGGATAGCTTGTACGCCGACCCGGAGCGCAAG GCTTACGATGTCCTGGGCCTGTACCACGGAATAGGCCGGACCCTCTTCAGTCCAGCTAGT GCTAAAATATACTCGAGGCTCGACTCCATCAAGGAGGCGACCAAGAACTACACGCTGCAAGGCACACCATCTGACCTGACGGGTGTCATGCAGCAG GGTGGAATGTTCGTGTTCAGAGGGAAAGAACTGTTGTATGCATGGAGAGACGAAGGGACCGGCGATCATGCACCTTTGGATGATGTCCTCGGCGTCTGCTTCAAAGTTCCTGCTACCTGA
- the LOC124704167 gene encoding F-box protein At5g07610-like, with the protein MTVFLRDKQRDMEPKKEITMPFLTDDLVVEILSRLPLKSFCRFKCVCKSWLAFSSDPHHSQKLPRTPVGLLYQRCDYRSPIHLAGLPSSGREIDTALCFVPSYHHLRLMDCSNGLLLCCYEGFTGYFPDVSRSVVCNPATKEWMFLPHTQPGSDSDYHVVLCFDPLWSQHFYVFKFQKRRSSHPVDQPINEFEIFSSQDLLWHSSLLESEISFHGRSHFIHGVLYVEHSSDRCVLAMEINAMATSIQLLKRRIIQLPGFSVMPEMFHCCHGRVAQSSGVLCYAQQQIDGCMMQIWSLEGSSSERWVVKHRLNMIDAFGRDILVHTDSSGSLWSNYYILAFDLDREVVILGEHGTWKFLLFTISTKKLLELQTPTTCELSYKFYYVPYYCKLSSFSASRDLR; encoded by the coding sequence ATGACGGTCTTTCTCCGGGATAAGCAAAGAGACATGGAACCCAAGAAAGAAATAACCATGCCATTCCTAACTGATGACCTGGTGGTGGAGATTCTGTCTCGGTTGCCGCTGAAATCCTTTTGCCGATTCAAGTGTGTTTGCAAGTCCTGGCTTGCCTTCTCATCTGATCCACATCACAGCCAGAAGCTCCCAAGAACTCCAGTTGGTCTCTTGTACCAAAGGTGCGATTATCGCAGTCCCATCCATCTCGCCGGACTTCCGTCAAGTGGCAGGGAAATAGACACAGCTCTTTGTTTTGTGCCAAGTTATCATCATCTAAGGTTAATGGATTGTAGCAACGGCCTACTCCTGTGCTGTTATGAAGGTTTCACAGGATATTTTCCAGATGTTTCACGTTCCGTTGTGTGCAATCCGGCAACGAAAGAGTGGATGTTTCTCCCACATACTCAACCTGGATCAGATTCTGATTATCATGTCGTGTTGTGCTTTGATCCATTATGGTCCCAACACTTTTATGTCTTCAAATTCCAGAAGAGGCGTTCGTCGCATCCTGTAGACCAACCAATCAATGAATTTGAGATATTCTCCTCTCAGGATCTCTTATGGCATAGTAGTCTCCTGGAAAGTGAAATTAGTTTTCATGGTCGATCACACTTCATTCACGGGGTGTTGTATGTTGAGCACTCGTCGGATCGTTGTGTCCTTGCAATGGAAATAAATGCAATGGCCACAAGCATACAACTGCTCAAACGAAGGATTATTCAGCTGCCAGGATTCTCTGTCATGCCAGAGATGTTCCATTGTTGTCATGGCCGCGTTGCCCAGTCATCAGGGGTCTTGTGCTATGCGCAGCAACAAATAGATGGTTGCATGATGCAAATTTGGAGTTTGGAAGGCTCTTCGTCTGAGAGGTGGGTGGTGAAGCATCGGCTAAATATGATCGATGCATTTGGGAGGGACATCTTGGTCCACACTGATTCTTCTGGATCCTTGTGGTCCAATTATTACATCTTGGCTTTTGACCTTGATAGAGAGGTTGTTATCCTGGGGGAGCATGGCACTTGGAAATTCCTCTTGTTTACCATCAGTACCAAAAAACTCTTAGAGCTTCAGACTCCCACAACCTGTGAACTGTCCTATAAATTTTACTACGTGCCATACTACTGCAAGCTTTCCAGCTTCAGTGCGTCAAGGGATTTAAGATGA